A portion of the Nitrospira defluvii genome contains these proteins:
- the rlmB gene encoding 23S rRNA (guanosine(2251)-2'-O)-methyltransferase RlmB: protein MAPAAGSDNSPELIYGLHAVREALRAGARPLQRLSVLGTDRQFGEIVRLAREQRVPVYVEPRVALDRLVPGGHHQGVVGFVAAKAYAEPEDILASARAVGHTPLLVLLDGVEDPHNLGAILRTAEASGAQGVFIPERRAVGLTSVVAKASAGAVDYMPVGRVPNLARWIERLQSVGVWVYALDAEAPKSYTQLDFRGPIALVFGGEGKGVRPGVRAACDDAAQIPMLGKVSSLNVSVSAAVVLYEAVRQRREGGGGTV, encoded by the coding sequence ATGGCACCAGCCGCTGGAAGCGATAATTCCCCGGAGCTGATTTACGGCCTCCATGCCGTTCGCGAGGCGCTCCGCGCCGGTGCTCGCCCGCTTCAACGGTTGTCCGTGCTGGGAACCGATCGACAGTTCGGCGAAATCGTACGCTTGGCCAGGGAGCAGCGGGTTCCAGTGTACGTCGAGCCGCGCGTCGCGCTGGATCGCCTTGTTCCAGGGGGGCACCACCAGGGTGTCGTTGGGTTCGTGGCCGCGAAAGCTTATGCGGAGCCGGAAGACATCCTTGCTTCCGCTCGGGCGGTCGGCCACACGCCGCTGTTGGTATTGCTGGATGGAGTGGAGGATCCGCACAACCTCGGAGCGATTCTCCGAACGGCTGAAGCCTCAGGGGCCCAGGGCGTATTCATTCCAGAACGTCGTGCGGTGGGGCTGACCAGTGTGGTCGCCAAGGCTTCAGCCGGCGCCGTCGACTATATGCCTGTCGGGCGTGTCCCAAACCTTGCGCGATGGATCGAGCGTCTTCAGAGCGTGGGTGTGTGGGTGTACGCGTTGGATGCTGAGGCTCCGAAGTCGTATACACAGCTGGATTTTCGAGGCCCGATTGCATTGGTATTTGGGGGAGAGGGCAAGGGTGTGCGTCCCGGTGTTCGCGCTGCCTGTGATGATGCGGCGCAGATTCCCATGTTGGGGAAGGTCAGTTCCCTGAATGTTTCGGTTTCGGCAGCCGTCGTACTCTATGAAGCGGTGCGCCAGCGTCGAGAGGGGGGAGGCGGAACGGTGTGA
- a CDS encoding LuxR C-terminal-related transcriptional regulator has translation MYMSTAARTTKSRTKAIVADPIPLPRKRRPEALTTREQEILELIWTGFKNKEIAQRLKISVKTVEAHRANMMKKIRVSNTAQLLKAAIQGKMLKLR, from the coding sequence ATGTACATGTCGACAGCCGCCAGGACCACCAAAAGTCGAACCAAAGCCATAGTCGCCGATCCGATCCCTCTCCCTCGCAAACGACGCCCGGAAGCGCTGACCACCCGGGAGCAGGAAATTCTTGAGCTGATCTGGACTGGATTTAAGAACAAGGAAATCGCGCAGCGCCTCAAAATCAGTGTCAAAACCGTTGAGGCCCATCGGGCAAACATGATGAAGAAAATTCGGGTCTCCAATACCGCCCAACTGCTCAAGGCTGCCATTCAAGGGAAAATGTTGAAGCTCCGGTAA
- a CDS encoding prepilin peptidase, which translates to MMSYVIVCVFGAVIGSFLNVCIYRLPREESVAWPSSHCPSCGKSIASYDNIPIVSYLILRGRCRTCGVPIAIRYPLVEAANALGYLMIFGMFGFSGEAYVYAGLLSALIVITGTDLSHTMIPDAVTVPGIVIGLLCAAVILPIGLVDSLLGVVLGGGLLWGLAWASPYVFGKEGMGGGDIKLMAMVGAFIGWKPVLLAIMIGSFLGSVVGVGLMALGIMRRDQYIPFGPFLAAGSLLALLFHQPLFDWYWSLIAVPQ; encoded by the coding sequence ATGATGTCCTATGTGATCGTATGTGTGTTCGGTGCAGTCATCGGCAGCTTTCTGAATGTCTGCATCTATCGCTTGCCGCGTGAGGAGTCCGTGGCATGGCCATCCTCTCATTGTCCGTCTTGTGGGAAGTCAATCGCGAGCTACGACAATATTCCGATCGTGAGTTATCTGATCTTGCGGGGGCGGTGCCGCACCTGCGGGGTGCCAATCGCGATCCGGTATCCGCTGGTTGAGGCGGCGAATGCCCTCGGATATCTGATGATATTTGGGATGTTCGGGTTCTCCGGGGAGGCCTATGTGTACGCCGGCTTGCTCTCCGCCCTGATCGTGATTACGGGAACCGACCTCTCGCACACCATGATTCCCGATGCGGTGACGGTACCGGGAATCGTCATCGGCCTGCTCTGTGCCGCCGTGATTCTACCCATAGGCTTGGTGGACTCACTGCTCGGTGTGGTCTTGGGGGGAGGGCTTCTCTGGGGGTTGGCTTGGGCGAGCCCATATGTGTTTGGAAAAGAAGGTATGGGGGGTGGCGATATCAAGCTGATGGCCATGGTCGGCGCATTCATCGGATGGAAGCCGGTGTTGTTGGCCATCATGATCGGATCGTTTCTTGGCTCCGTGGTCGGTGTGGGGTTGATGGCCCTCGGAATCATGCGTCGCGATCAGTATATCCCCTTCGGCCCCTTCCTTGCAGCAGGCTCCCTCCTTGCGCTCCTGTTCCATCAACCGCTGTTTGATTGGTATTGGTCGCTGATCGCCGTCCCCCAGTAA
- a CDS encoding GspH/FimT family pseudopilin, which produces MSERGVSLVELCVVLAVLAVVMGVSVPGWTALVAKHRQHATVTEIASELRMARQLAMARHERVRVVVNLEQSELRTECMDGDQRAFRRYEFGQTGTVVDSMSTRPEIVFQPSGRSATATTMVLVDSRRVMHQVTVSLTGRVVVS; this is translated from the coding sequence ATGAGTGAACGTGGAGTGAGTCTCGTGGAACTGTGTGTGGTGCTAGCGGTCTTGGCAGTGGTGATGGGGGTGAGCGTGCCTGGCTGGACGGCGTTGGTTGCAAAACATCGCCAGCATGCGACGGTGACGGAAATTGCATCTGAATTGCGTATGGCCAGGCAGTTGGCAATGGCGCGGCATGAGCGTGTTCGAGTGGTGGTGAACTTGGAGCAGTCCGAGTTGAGGACGGAATGCATGGACGGTGATCAGCGTGCGTTTCGTCGCTATGAGTTTGGGCAGACAGGGACGGTCGTCGACTCAATGAGTACGCGGCCCGAAATCGTCTTTCAGCCGAGTGGGCGTTCGGCAACAGCGACGACCATGGTGCTCGTCGATTCGCGACGGGTGATGCACCAGGTCACGGTGAGTCTCACGGGACGGGTGGTGGTGTCATGA
- a CDS encoding type IV pilus modification PilV family protein, whose product MKQGVLVKGIGGFTLVESMVALVVLSIGVIGTIAMCEWAQQGLQRGALTTTALAMVESRMEQKRSLPWEQLLTDDLDQDGTAESVMHDDGTQEDMTNGDGIFTGSMSRSNIRLVWTVEFNRGRQPGAASLAIIEARALFRVLGGEEREVRVRTIRANPRYAGLPVLS is encoded by the coding sequence ATGAAGCAAGGTGTCCTGGTGAAGGGAATAGGCGGATTCACGCTGGTCGAGAGCATGGTCGCCTTGGTGGTGCTCTCCATTGGCGTGATTGGGACGATCGCGATGTGTGAGTGGGCGCAGCAGGGCCTTCAGCGCGGGGCGTTGACGACGACGGCGTTGGCGATGGTGGAGTCGCGGATGGAGCAGAAGCGCAGCTTACCGTGGGAACAGTTGTTGACGGATGATTTGGATCAAGACGGGACGGCGGAGTCGGTCATGCATGACGACGGAACGCAGGAGGATATGACGAATGGAGACGGGATCTTTACCGGAAGCATGTCGCGTTCGAATATACGCCTGGTGTGGACGGTGGAATTCAATCGCGGCAGGCAGCCCGGTGCCGCCAGTCTCGCGATTATCGAAGCACGAGCACTATTCAGGGTGCTGGGAGGGGAGGAACGGGAGGTGCGGGTTCGTACGATCCGCGCCAACCCGCGCTATGCTGGCCTGCCGGTGCTCTCATGA
- a CDS encoding PilW family protein, which yields MMNITRVWASSVARKQADTRLGSAGVSLVELLIALAISSVGISAAIQAFAAYGLRLSQQQVAMIGNQELRLGMDVLCSELRLASSGLLGGEAPFLKAEANEAEFFANLSSSATTLTQSAVPGLQDLQVDDGTDWPRGKQIVLCSATRCMWNQLAADGRKHQLTLATPPTEQFQIRSAVFLLNRVRYYVKPQGEGALRLMREVDGGVSTLLSDVRRFQLRYFNRLGNVTDDAREVVRVQVRIEVGTQGLVLSRDIAIRT from the coding sequence ATGATGAACATCACAAGGGTTTGGGCGAGCTCCGTAGCGCGAAAACAGGCCGATACACGATTGGGTTCGGCTGGGGTCAGTCTCGTTGAACTGCTCATCGCCTTGGCGATCAGCAGTGTTGGAATCTCGGCTGCGATCCAAGCCTTTGCGGCGTATGGTCTTCGGTTGAGCCAGCAACAAGTCGCGATGATCGGGAACCAGGAATTGCGGCTGGGGATGGATGTGCTGTGCAGCGAGCTACGTCTGGCTAGCAGCGGGTTGTTGGGGGGCGAGGCTCCATTTCTGAAAGCGGAAGCAAACGAAGCCGAGTTCTTCGCCAATCTGAGCAGTTCCGCCACCACCTTGACGCAGAGTGCGGTTCCCGGTTTGCAGGATTTGCAGGTAGACGATGGCACTGATTGGCCGAGGGGAAAGCAGATCGTGTTGTGCTCAGCGACGCGTTGTATGTGGAATCAACTGGCGGCGGACGGCCGGAAGCACCAGCTGACGCTCGCCACACCGCCGACGGAACAGTTCCAGATCCGCAGTGCTGTGTTTCTGCTCAATCGCGTACGCTATTACGTCAAACCCCAAGGAGAGGGGGCGCTGCGGCTGATGCGCGAGGTGGATGGTGGGGTCAGTACGCTATTGAGCGACGTGCGCCGTTTCCAACTGCGATATTTCAACAGGCTTGGAAACGTGACGGACGATGCGCGGGAGGTGGTCCGTGTGCAAGTGAGGATAGAGGTCGGAACGCAAGGATTGGTGCTCTCGAGAGATATCGCGATTCGGACGTAA
- a CDS encoding pilus assembly PilX family protein has protein sequence MDMSNAQRRVGNQRDERGIALLAVLMVVCLLTLLGMTSMHLAGQEVVGVSVLQEERLAHHAAESAVDVVMGWFHDPSLVPQEIGTTWFAKRFVNAQGDPSYFDAEGRAQFVGTVAQPDMVFDAANPQHDRLLNDPQTGWFKSLKGLARILKLRVYGATRPGLLCTVEVTAGAGKAARVTKTSSVEFGAYAVPTLHAPLQSGALGSQFSELGAGVVFAHWGEMIVRGQAHFPKPSELPVKSALAPVTGQTYDEMGQRTDRWFNIKIGGDARFAQLPLEAWADVPLNLQAHQEPIPGIQVDQWEYATLKRMAMQFGQLYGIDRDGLLYPGGVIQPGLGRPASEVFASRGPGDHRGLVFVDTLDGMPPRLDNLGSIVLEQDYAEGIFIVNAHVLWKAGPAGRAVPALSPPPDGQHSLGARIPVHLSGIHLQGVLYAAGDVRYAGHLKVYGGVVAQGTIADGTNGSSTLEVWYNHDLREGFVQGLPLVFVAPGSWQAKL, from the coding sequence ATGGATATGAGTAACGCGCAGCGACGTGTCGGCAACCAACGGGATGAGCGCGGTATTGCCTTGTTGGCGGTGTTGATGGTGGTGTGTTTGTTGACGCTGTTGGGGATGACCTCCATGCATCTGGCTGGACAGGAGGTTGTCGGCGTCAGTGTGCTGCAGGAAGAGCGTCTCGCCCATCACGCTGCGGAATCTGCTGTTGATGTCGTGATGGGATGGTTTCACGATCCTTCGCTTGTGCCGCAGGAGATCGGGACGACATGGTTCGCGAAGCGATTCGTCAATGCGCAAGGCGATCCCTCATATTTTGATGCGGAGGGGCGTGCCCAATTCGTGGGCACCGTCGCTCAGCCCGACATGGTCTTTGATGCGGCCAATCCCCAGCACGACCGCTTGCTGAACGATCCTCAAACAGGGTGGTTCAAGTCTCTCAAGGGGCTGGCCAGGATTCTTAAGTTACGAGTGTACGGAGCGACGCGACCCGGTTTGCTCTGCACGGTGGAGGTGACGGCAGGAGCCGGCAAGGCCGCTCGGGTGACGAAGACATCATCCGTGGAATTCGGAGCGTATGCCGTTCCGACCTTGCATGCCCCCCTGCAGAGCGGTGCGCTGGGGAGTCAGTTTAGTGAATTGGGTGCCGGAGTTGTGTTTGCTCACTGGGGGGAGATGATCGTTCGTGGCCAGGCTCATTTCCCAAAACCGAGCGAGCTGCCGGTGAAGAGCGCCCTTGCTCCGGTGACGGGGCAGACTTATGACGAGATGGGGCAACGCACCGATCGTTGGTTTAACATCAAGATCGGGGGGGACGCTAGGTTTGCTCAACTGCCTCTCGAAGCGTGGGCGGATGTCCCATTGAACCTCCAGGCTCATCAGGAACCGATCCCCGGTATTCAGGTGGATCAGTGGGAGTATGCAACATTGAAGCGAATGGCCATGCAGTTTGGTCAGTTGTATGGGATCGATCGGGACGGTCTGTTATATCCGGGCGGTGTGATTCAGCCGGGATTGGGACGCCCTGCGTCGGAGGTGTTTGCTTCAAGGGGGCCGGGGGATCATCGGGGACTTGTTTTTGTGGACACACTTGATGGGATGCCGCCCCGCCTCGATAACTTGGGCTCGATCGTGCTGGAGCAGGACTATGCGGAAGGTATCTTCATCGTGAATGCCCATGTGCTCTGGAAGGCGGGCCCAGCGGGAAGAGCCGTCCCCGCGCTGAGTCCACCTCCAGATGGACAACATTCGCTTGGGGCTCGAATCCCCGTGCACTTGTCAGGCATCCATCTGCAGGGTGTGTTGTATGCGGCGGGAGACGTGCGGTATGCGGGACACCTTAAGGTCTATGGCGGAGTGGTGGCGCAGGGCACGATTGCGGATGGAACCAATGGATCGAGTACGCTAGAGGTCTGGTACAACCATGATCTTCGCGAGGGGTTCGTGCAAGGGTTGCCACTGGTGTTCGTTGCGCCTGGCAGTTGGCAGGCCAAGCTGTAG
- a CDS encoding GspE/PulE family protein, whose protein sequence is MIRATVSALPSAGVGQSVSRAQETHGRGRYDQLVLQGFLRQEELAIALSEAARKRLDAATCLMDRYRIPKPAIGAALAEFYRCPFLDYDEQIVVERDLLKNLSFDYLRMNHWVPLRRHSSGVDVLIDNPHDADKLLDIRRAFPGQAISYRVGLRADIERVLSEVSGREVGDPINDILGELVSEAQLEEQQNATIAAITENDSAIVRLANQIIAEAYRRGASDIHIEPYSDRKETAVRFRVDGSCFIYMKIPAAYRRAIVSRVKIMASLDIAERRKPQDGKIRFKLSTGQEIELRVATLPTAGFNEDVVIRLLSANGPRRLDDLEFSDETRRLVSALAEKPHGIVLCAGPTGSGKTTTLHAILASINTDERKIWTAEDPIEITQDGLRQVQVHPKIGLTFATTMRAFLRADPDVIMIGEMRDKETADIAIEASLTGHLVFSTIHTNSAVETVVRLLDLGCDPFNFSDAMLGVLAMRLCKRICLNCREAYQSTRNEFEELVQAFGLGEWERVHAGGSTSLTLYRGRGCEACNHSGYHGRVPIHELMVVSDRMKALIQARTRTGELLALAKSEGMKTLLQDGIEKVLQGMTTYKQVRAVAIK, encoded by the coding sequence ATGATTCGTGCAACTGTATCCGCACTACCGTCAGCGGGAGTAGGTCAATCCGTTTCACGTGCACAGGAAACGCACGGCCGTGGCCGTTATGACCAGCTTGTTCTACAGGGGTTTCTTCGGCAGGAGGAATTGGCAATCGCTCTGTCGGAAGCGGCACGCAAACGGCTTGACGCAGCCACGTGCCTCATGGATCGGTATCGAATCCCTAAGCCGGCCATCGGCGCCGCGTTGGCTGAATTTTATCGTTGTCCCTTTCTTGACTATGATGAACAGATAGTCGTCGAGCGTGATCTGTTGAAAAATTTGAGCTTCGATTATCTGAGAATGAATCATTGGGTTCCGCTTCGGCGCCACAGCTCTGGAGTCGACGTGCTGATCGACAACCCTCACGATGCCGACAAGCTTCTCGATATTCGGCGGGCGTTCCCCGGACAGGCTATCTCGTACCGTGTCGGCCTGAGAGCCGACATTGAGCGTGTCCTCAGTGAGGTGTCCGGACGAGAGGTCGGTGATCCGATCAATGACATCCTTGGCGAGCTGGTGAGTGAAGCTCAGTTGGAAGAGCAGCAGAATGCGACCATTGCGGCGATCACGGAAAACGATTCGGCCATTGTTCGCCTCGCGAACCAGATTATTGCGGAGGCGTATCGGCGCGGCGCCTCCGATATCCATATCGAGCCCTATTCCGATCGAAAGGAAACGGCGGTGCGCTTTCGCGTCGACGGCAGCTGTTTTATCTATATGAAGATCCCGGCTGCGTATCGTCGTGCGATTGTGTCTCGGGTGAAGATCATGGCCAGTCTGGATATTGCAGAACGGCGAAAGCCTCAGGATGGAAAGATTCGATTCAAGCTGAGTACAGGGCAGGAGATCGAATTACGTGTTGCGACGCTCCCCACCGCGGGGTTTAACGAAGATGTGGTCATTCGGCTCTTGAGTGCCAATGGGCCTCGGCGTCTTGACGATCTTGAATTCAGCGATGAAACGCGTCGGTTGGTCAGCGCGTTGGCTGAGAAGCCGCACGGCATTGTGTTGTGCGCAGGACCTACGGGCTCAGGCAAAACCACGACCTTGCACGCTATTCTGGCATCGATCAATACGGACGAACGGAAGATCTGGACGGCAGAAGACCCGATCGAAATCACGCAGGACGGCCTACGACAGGTGCAGGTTCATCCTAAGATCGGCCTGACGTTCGCGACCACCATGAGGGCATTTCTACGGGCGGATCCGGACGTGATCATGATCGGAGAAATGCGAGACAAGGAAACGGCCGATATCGCTATTGAAGCCTCTCTGACGGGACACCTGGTCTTCAGCACCATCCATACGAATAGCGCCGTGGAAACCGTTGTGCGATTGCTCGATTTGGGGTGCGATCCCTTCAATTTTTCTGATGCTATGCTGGGTGTGCTGGCCATGCGGTTATGCAAGCGTATCTGCCTCAATTGTCGTGAGGCGTACCAGTCCACTCGTAACGAATTTGAGGAGTTAGTTCAGGCATTTGGCCTCGGAGAATGGGAGCGCGTTCACGCTGGTGGATCTACGTCGCTTACGTTATACCGGGGGCGTGGGTGTGAGGCGTGCAATCACAGCGGCTATCATGGACGGGTACCGATTCATGAACTCATGGTGGTCTCTGATCGCATGAAGGCGCTGATTCAGGCACGAACTCGCACGGGTGAATTGTTGGCTCTCGCGAAGAGCGAAGGTATGAAGACATTACTCCAAGACGGGATCGAGAAAGTCCTTCAGGGAATGACGACCTACAAGCAGGTGCGAGCGGTAGCGATCAAATAG
- a CDS encoding GspH/FimT family pseudopilin, with translation MALAHLPVAMCSHRYQSGTAAARSQVGFTLIEVMIAVAIVGILAMVTVPNYLQWNARYQLKQGTTELAGSLTLARMAAMNRNLAVTVTLALVSGRVNVDFGGALAPIVLPQGIVGFTGGPTVQFTRQGLSGSSVNVPLTLVSQHGTVYSLVITPAGKVNWCARASCP, from the coding sequence ATGGCACTTGCTCATCTGCCTGTTGCTATGTGTAGCCACCGCTACCAGTCAGGAACTGCCGCCGCCCGTTCTCAGGTGGGGTTCACCCTTATCGAAGTGATGATCGCGGTGGCGATCGTCGGCATTCTGGCCATGGTGACCGTTCCCAACTATCTCCAATGGAATGCGCGGTATCAGCTGAAGCAAGGTACGACCGAACTTGCTGGAAGTCTCACTCTGGCCCGGATGGCGGCCATGAACCGCAACCTTGCTGTCACCGTGACGCTGGCTCTGGTCTCTGGGAGAGTGAACGTGGATTTCGGTGGTGCGCTCGCTCCTATCGTGCTGCCCCAAGGGATTGTTGGGTTTACCGGCGGCCCGACGGTGCAATTCACGAGGCAGGGGCTGAGCGGGTCGTCAGTGAATGTGCCCCTGACCTTGGTCTCACAGCACGGAACAGTCTATTCCCTGGTCATCACACCGGCAGGCAAGGTGAATTGGTGCGCCCGCGCGAGCTGCCCCTAG
- a CDS encoding type IV pilus modification PilV family protein, whose protein sequence is MGIDTRQFAAIARRQRGFTLLEAMFAAGVLSVGLLGLAGLSGMALGKNVDANDMSRVTNLAADMAERIQNNRQRVLDYHGTATNAACPQSVSTQRMAWGDCTQWSTLVANSGLQLAVGTVTATRLDPDPTTNPVTMNRFLVTVTLNWQTRRTDVSTSRNKTAAFTTIIAPE, encoded by the coding sequence ATGGGAATCGATACAAGACAATTTGCTGCCATAGCGCGCCGCCAACGAGGATTTACCTTGTTGGAGGCGATGTTTGCGGCAGGGGTGCTCTCGGTCGGCCTGTTGGGTTTGGCGGGATTGTCGGGAATGGCGCTGGGAAAGAATGTGGATGCCAACGACATGTCGCGAGTCACAAACCTTGCGGCGGACATGGCCGAGCGTATTCAAAATAACCGCCAGCGTGTGCTGGATTACCATGGCACGGCTACGAATGCGGCCTGTCCGCAGAGCGTCAGTACGCAACGTATGGCCTGGGGTGATTGTACGCAATGGTCAACGCTGGTGGCCAACTCCGGTCTCCAGTTGGCTGTTGGCACCGTGACAGCCACTCGTCTCGATCCTGATCCGACGACGAACCCCGTGACGATGAATCGCTTCTTGGTCACGGTCACTCTGAACTGGCAGACCAGAAGGACAGATGTGAGTACCTCTCGCAACAAGACTGCCGCGTTCACCACGATCATTGCGCCTGAATAG
- a CDS encoding PilW family protein, producing the protein MRRVTGNQQGFTLVELMAAVLITVVIVAAMMTTVVTSNRANVVNSQVADTQQNVRLAIDLLSRDIKLAGYNYNATDPSSTAVGACNATIGAVTKPVGLLPQDQSPNAADSGPDGISMVLPVMNTTGWTLTAAAGGTANAVALEDSISLSGTAITEMVAQGLAVNSTVSIGGALSKTVKTIGATSIGFGTGNYVSGQFPVGTPVYLMQCVRYQIITNTPATCGSDAPCLVRDNVPLVDGVEDMQITYACDGCNQSAPNPLYPDGVIDDQDGSSSGGFPTFSQGDFVSNGSWAITPRTPDKIRMAQVSLVVRPTKTDDGLDEKGTKAVNTTGPVIVGDHNPSADAGYDAQTYQQQRRRVVIRTIQPRNL; encoded by the coding sequence ATGCGTCGAGTGACAGGAAATCAACAAGGCTTCACGCTTGTCGAGTTGATGGCAGCGGTGTTGATCACCGTCGTGATCGTGGCGGCAATGATGACCACGGTTGTGACGTCGAATCGCGCCAATGTGGTGAATAGTCAGGTGGCCGACACTCAGCAGAACGTCCGGTTAGCCATCGACCTCCTCAGTCGAGATATCAAACTTGCGGGGTATAACTACAATGCCACCGATCCGTCGAGTACGGCGGTAGGTGCCTGTAACGCGACCATTGGTGCCGTGACTAAACCGGTCGGACTCCTCCCTCAGGACCAATCACCAAATGCAGCGGATAGCGGTCCTGATGGCATCTCGATGGTGCTACCGGTGATGAATACCACGGGATGGACCCTAACGGCAGCGGCGGGTGGCACAGCCAACGCGGTGGCACTGGAAGATTCGATAAGCCTCTCAGGAACTGCCATTACTGAAATGGTCGCTCAGGGCTTGGCGGTCAATTCGACCGTTTCGATCGGGGGAGCACTGTCAAAAACCGTCAAGACCATCGGCGCGACGTCCATCGGATTCGGCACGGGGAACTACGTGAGCGGACAATTTCCCGTCGGCACTCCGGTGTATTTGATGCAATGCGTCCGATATCAAATTATCACCAATACGCCGGCCACTTGTGGCAGTGATGCTCCCTGCCTGGTTCGAGACAATGTGCCACTCGTCGATGGCGTGGAGGATATGCAGATCACCTATGCGTGTGACGGGTGCAACCAATCCGCGCCCAATCCTCTCTATCCAGATGGCGTGATCGATGATCAGGACGGGTCCTCGTCCGGCGGTTTCCCAACGTTCTCGCAAGGGGACTTTGTTTCCAACGGCTCGTGGGCGATCACACCCAGGACGCCGGACAAGATCAGAATGGCGCAGGTGAGCCTGGTGGTGAGGCCGACGAAAACCGACGACGGCTTGGATGAGAAGGGAACCAAAGCCGTCAATACGACTGGACCGGTGATCGTCGGTGATCACAATCCATCGGCGGATGCCGGCTACGACGCACAGACGTATCAACAGCAGCGAAGGCGGGTGGTGATCCGCACGATCCAACCGAGGAATTTGTAA
- a CDS encoding PilX N-terminal domain-containing pilus assembly protein, which produces MSLRQVTTAGQRMQATTAVEGQHGIALLTVMLMLLILSILGIASITVTSMENRMAGFFRTTEAVVAAADSCEGLGVNIIQQTLSPPGILPAAFIAPTGPVPVANATILAQEIYGTSPLPSPAPTGTLAENYADSAATDPNFVMTNMPGFTVNGDIDRLYAHSKDGQGSGVISTEFVYRITCAATNTATGSNSTVTSVYGCLLGDTCVKKVS; this is translated from the coding sequence ATGAGTCTTCGACAGGTCACAACTGCCGGGCAACGGATGCAGGCCACTACTGCTGTGGAAGGGCAGCACGGCATCGCGCTGCTGACCGTCATGTTGATGCTGTTGATTTTGTCGATACTCGGCATCGCCTCGATCACCGTGACCAGCATGGAGAATCGGATGGCGGGGTTCTTTCGCACGACCGAGGCGGTGGTGGCGGCAGCGGATTCCTGTGAAGGCCTCGGGGTGAATATCATCCAGCAAACGTTGTCGCCCCCAGGAATCCTTCCGGCAGCATTCATTGCGCCGACAGGCCCCGTTCCTGTCGCCAATGCCACGATCCTCGCGCAGGAAATCTACGGCACCTCGCCCCTTCCGTCGCCGGCGCCCACCGGAACATTGGCCGAAAACTATGCCGACTCAGCAGCGACGGATCCAAATTTTGTCATGACGAACATGCCCGGCTTTACGGTCAATGGCGACATCGACCGGCTGTATGCCCATTCCAAAGACGGACAAGGTAGTGGAGTGATCTCGACGGAATTTGTCTACCGCATCACCTGTGCGGCAACGAACACGGCAACCGGCTCGAATAGTACGGTGACGTCGGTGTACGGATGTTTGCTCGGCGATACATGTGTAAAAAAGGTCAGCTGA